Proteins from one Bacteroides mediterraneensis genomic window:
- the traN gene encoding conjugative transposon protein TraN → MKKGFLIAAICVAFSLQTISAQDTEVKSHGDLFQGMSRTIPQGRVVLPYGLEVTFEKTVHLIFPAPIRYVDLGSSNIIAGQADDAENVLRVKAAVRDFETECNLSVICDDGSFYSYNVRYAEEPEKLSIEMKDFLYPGNNNLPVNKADIYFKELGNESPVLVKLIMKTIYQNDKREFKHIGAKQFGMQFLLNGLYTHNGLLYFHTEIKNRTDMPYNVDFITFKVVDKKVAKRTAIQERILQPLRAYNQITWIKGHREERSIFALEQFTQPEDKRLEVTLYERNGGRTMTFYMENEDLIRAKNIDNLKLKF, encoded by the coding sequence ATGAAAAAAGGATTCTTAATTGCGGCTATATGTGTCGCATTCAGTTTGCAGACAATATCAGCACAGGATACAGAAGTAAAATCACACGGTGACTTGTTCCAGGGAATGAGCAGAACCATACCTCAGGGACGTGTGGTACTCCCATACGGACTTGAAGTAACTTTTGAAAAGACTGTTCATCTAATTTTTCCGGCTCCCATAAGATATGTGGATTTAGGCTCGTCAAACATTATTGCCGGACAAGCTGATGATGCAGAAAATGTACTTCGAGTAAAAGCTGCAGTACGTGACTTTGAAACTGAATGCAATCTTTCCGTTATCTGTGATGATGGCAGTTTTTACTCATATAATGTAAGATATGCGGAAGAACCTGAAAAACTGAGTATAGAAATGAAGGATTTTCTTTATCCGGGAAACAACAATCTGCCGGTTAATAAAGCTGATATCTATTTCAAGGAATTAGGTAATGAATCTCCCGTACTTGTGAAACTTATAATGAAAACCATATACCAGAACGACAAGAGAGAATTCAAACATATTGGCGCAAAACAGTTTGGTATGCAATTCTTACTGAACGGACTTTACACCCACAATGGACTTCTATATTTCCATACCGAAATAAAAAACAGAACCGATATGCCTTATAACGTGGACTTCATTACGTTTAAGGTAGTGGATAAGAAGGTTGCCAAACGTACAGCTATTCAGGAAAGAATACTCCAACCATTAAGGGCATACAATCAGATTACCTGGATAAAAGGTCATAGGGAAGAAAGGAGCATTTTTGCACTCGAGCAATTTACACAACCAGAGGACAAGCGTTTGGAGGTTACTCTCTATGAAAGAAACGGTGGTCGCACAATGACGTTCTATATGGAGAATGAGGATTTAATAAGAGCAAAAAACATTGACAACCTTAAACTGAAATTCTGA
- a CDS encoding DUF4141 domain-containing protein, with the protein MKSRLIIMALTLLLSGHEVYAQWVVTDPTNFAGNIANTVKEIATASKTVNNTLNNFREVEKIYRQGKEYYDALQKVKTLVSDAYKVKETILMVSDISGIYVNSYKKMLSDKNFTPKELDAIAFGYARLLEESSECLKELKDVVNVTSLSMTDKERMDVIDRVYRDVKEYKGLVNYYTNKNISVSYLRALKAGDTERVLSLYGTASERYW; encoded by the coding sequence ATGAAATCAAGACTTATCATCATGGCTTTGACTTTATTGTTATCAGGACATGAAGTTTATGCACAATGGGTCGTTACAGATCCTACCAATTTTGCCGGAAACATAGCCAATACCGTCAAAGAGATTGCCACTGCATCCAAGACGGTAAACAATACACTGAACAATTTCCGTGAAGTGGAAAAAATCTACAGACAAGGCAAAGAATATTATGATGCCTTGCAGAAAGTAAAGACTCTTGTATCGGATGCATATAAGGTAAAAGAGACTATCCTAATGGTATCTGATATATCCGGTATTTATGTCAACTCATACAAGAAAATGTTAAGTGACAAGAACTTTACTCCAAAGGAGCTGGATGCCATTGCCTTCGGTTATGCCAGGTTACTTGAAGAAAGCAGCGAGTGTCTGAAAGAACTTAAAGATGTGGTGAACGTGACCTCACTTTCCATGACAGACAAGGAAAGAATGGATGTGATAGACCGTGTATATCGTGACGTGAAAGAATATAAGGGACTCGTAAACTATTATACAAACAAGAACATTTCCGTAAGCTATTTGAGGGCCTTGAAAGCCGGAGATACAGAAAGAGTACTATCACTATATGGTACTGCATCGGAAAGATATTGGTAA
- the tnpB gene encoding IS66 family insertion sequence element accessory protein TnpB (TnpB, as the term is used for proteins encoded by IS66 family insertion elements, is considered an accessory protein, since TnpC, encoded by a neighboring gene, is a DDE family transposase.): MFNLNDTMRYFLCPGRTDMRKGISSLCGVVHEKMNSEVKNGDVFIFIGSSRRLMKLLHAEDGGMVMYVKRLEAGRFKLPEYDPQSNSYPMEWRDLVMMVEGIQENPQQRLRRLRAERKEYHV, translated from the coding sequence ATGTTTAACCTGAACGACACGATGCGCTACTTCCTGTGTCCTGGCAGGACAGATATGCGCAAGGGTATCAGTTCGCTGTGCGGAGTGGTACATGAGAAGATGAACAGCGAAGTGAAGAACGGGGATGTCTTTATCTTCATCGGTTCCAGCCGCAGGCTCATGAAACTGCTTCATGCCGAAGACGGAGGTATGGTGATGTATGTAAAACGCCTGGAGGCGGGCCGCTTCAAACTGCCGGAGTACGATCCCCAATCAAACAGCTATCCCATGGAATGGCGCGACCTGGTGATGATGGTCGAGGGCATTCAGGAAAATCCGCAGCAGAGGCTCCGGCGCCTGAGGGCAGAGCGCAAGGAATATCATGTATAA
- a CDS encoding IS66 family transposase — translation MEEKDILLKTIEGLNASIASLSAINKDQAEQIKNLQERIKELTAQIAWLNRQLFGRKTEKLPIYSPDMPDLFAEEFAGLRHQAEEKRDEAVEQIEKEPVEVRKQKRQNRKMTEDLPVLETEVIEPAGVDLSLYRRIGEEVTKVVKHKPGMLYVKEIIRPKYALKDSTRLPPAGQKGVEIAPMPLMPVDKCIADTSLLAEILLQKYEYHVPFYRQIQQYRHLGMKGLTESTLDGWFKKTVELLRPLYEELKREVFSCDYVQADETTVPVINKEKHRADKEYLWMVRSVMKKLVIFHYDQGSRAGAVIESLANQYHFKGYLQCDGFAGYETAFRTNPDVRLLNCLVHIRRHFEQALDENREMAEHGLTQIQHIYRIEHCCDKAGLSYDERKTKRRELAGPVMDAMKVWMETEGIKYSPNSQIGKAITYAYTRWDNMMGCLEDGRLLWDNNLAENVIRPITLGRKNYLFCGNHEAAANMSVICSLLATCKAHDVTPRDYLNDVIARMPYHKKATHEELLELLPHKWKLQHPESALTKQEEEAGNRC, via the coding sequence ATGGAAGAAAAGGATATACTGCTCAAGACGATAGAAGGGCTGAATGCCTCCATTGCTTCATTGTCTGCCATTAATAAGGATCAGGCGGAACAGATTAAGAATCTGCAGGAACGGATCAAAGAGCTGACGGCTCAGATTGCATGGCTGAACCGCCAGCTCTTTGGGCGTAAGACAGAAAAGCTTCCCATATATAGTCCCGATATGCCTGACCTTTTTGCCGAAGAGTTTGCCGGACTCCGGCATCAGGCGGAAGAAAAGCGGGACGAGGCCGTGGAGCAGATAGAAAAGGAACCGGTGGAAGTCCGGAAGCAGAAGCGTCAGAACCGCAAAATGACAGAGGATCTGCCCGTACTCGAAACCGAGGTTATAGAGCCGGCCGGTGTGGACCTGTCCTTATATCGTAGGATTGGCGAAGAGGTAACCAAAGTGGTCAAGCATAAACCGGGGATGCTCTATGTCAAGGAAATCATCCGTCCCAAATATGCGCTCAAGGACAGCACCCGGCTTCCTCCCGCAGGGCAGAAAGGCGTGGAGATTGCCCCTATGCCGCTGATGCCCGTCGACAAGTGCATCGCCGACACCAGCCTGCTTGCCGAGATACTGCTTCAGAAGTATGAATATCACGTCCCGTTCTACCGGCAGATACAGCAGTACCGGCATCTTGGGATGAAAGGCCTTACGGAAAGTACGCTGGACGGATGGTTCAAAAAAACGGTGGAGCTGCTCAGGCCTCTGTATGAGGAGCTCAAGCGTGAAGTCTTTTCCTGCGACTATGTACAGGCGGACGAAACCACTGTTCCGGTCATCAACAAGGAAAAGCACAGGGCCGACAAGGAATACCTGTGGATGGTAAGGTCGGTCATGAAGAAACTGGTCATCTTCCATTACGACCAGGGATCGCGTGCCGGAGCGGTCATCGAATCCCTGGCAAATCAATATCACTTCAAGGGTTATCTTCAATGCGACGGTTTTGCAGGCTATGAGACAGCCTTCAGGACCAACCCCGACGTGCGGCTGCTCAACTGCCTGGTGCATATCCGCCGCCATTTTGAACAGGCTCTGGATGAAAACCGGGAGATGGCCGAACATGGCCTGACCCAGATACAGCATATTTACCGGATTGAACACTGCTGCGATAAGGCGGGCCTGTCGTACGACGAGCGGAAGACGAAGCGCCGGGAACTGGCCGGACCTGTCATGGATGCCATGAAAGTGTGGATGGAAACGGAAGGAATCAAGTACAGCCCCAATTCCCAGATCGGGAAAGCCATCACGTATGCCTATACCCGATGGGACAACATGATGGGATGTCTGGAGGACGGACGCCTGCTCTGGGATAACAATCTGGCTGAAAATGTCATCCGGCCGATTACTCTGGGACGGAAAAATTACCTCTTCTGCGGCAATCATGAGGCAGCGGCTAATATGTCGGTGATCTGTTCCCTGCTGGCCACCTGTAAGGCACATGATGTAACCCCAAGGGATTATCTGAATGATGTCATCGCCCGAATGCCCTATCACAAAAAGGCTACTCATGAGGAACTGCTGGAACTGCTTCCACATAAATGGAAGCTGCAACATCCGGAAAGTGCATTGACAAAACAAGAGGAGGAAGCCGGCAACCGGTGCTGA
- a CDS encoding TraQ conjugal transfer family protein, producing the protein MKTIKHIQSLLVIIIACMTLGSCSNELDITKSFPFNVETMPVPKELSQGETIEIRCTLTCPADYSGTQYTIRYFQYDGDG; encoded by the coding sequence ATGAAAACAATAAAACATATACAGTCACTTCTTGTGATAATAATTGCCTGCATGACATTGGGTTCATGCAGCAATGAACTTGATATCACAAAATCATTTCCGTTTAATGTAGAAACTATGCCTGTTCCTAAGGAACTCAGTCAAGGGGAAACGATTGAAATCCGCTGCACCTTAACCTGTCCGGCTGACTATTCTGGAACTCAATATACTATCAGATATTTTCAGTATGATGGTGATGGGTAA
- a CDS encoding TraG family conjugative transposon ATPase, whose protein sequence is MRNISKMSTLEQKFPLLAIENGCIISKDADITVAFEMELPELFTITSDEYEAMHSTWYKSIKVLPNYTIVHKQDWFIMERYESELRKEDISFLGRAYEKHFNERPFLNHSVYLFITKTNKQKMMQQSNFSTLCRGNILPKEITDKEGVNAFLEAVDQFERIMNSSGFFTLKRFDADEIAGTSDKPGLLDRYFSLSESNHASLEDIRLGADEVRIGDKILCLHTLSDTDDLPAHVVTDYRHERLSTDRSDCRLSFAAPVGLLLSCDHIYNQYIFIDDSAENLKKFERQARNMHSLSRYSRANQINKEWLEEYMNTAHSKGLTSIRAHFNVLAWSDDREQLKHIKNDVGSALAMMECKPRHNTIDTATLYWAAMPGNAADFPAEESFYTFIEPALCFFTAETNYKDSLSPFGIKMADRMSGKPLHLDISDLPMKKGITTNRNKFILGPSGSGKSFFTNHMIRQYYEQGTHVLLVDTGNSYQGLCSLIQNNTKGNDGIYFTYTEENPISFNPFYTDDKVFDIEKEESICALILTLWKGEDKYIEKTESNELGTAIHNYIRMIQKDEKLIPCFNTFYEYLRDVYRVELQSRDIKVSKDDFNIDNLLTTLTPYYRGGRYDFLLNSQQNIDLLSKRFIVFEIDAIKDNKDLFPVVTIIIMESFINKMRRLKGIRKMILIEEAWKAIASANMAYYIKYLYKTVRKFFGEAIVVTQEVDDIIQSPIVKESIINNSDCKILLDQRKYMNKFDIIQNILGLTEKERSQILSINQDLDPKRKYKEVWIGLGGTQSAVYATEVSMEENLAYTTEEREKMEVMDKVEQLNGDIETAIRQLAEQKREIIRKEESSQT, encoded by the coding sequence ATGAGAAACATTAGCAAAATGTCCACACTTGAACAGAAGTTTCCACTTTTAGCCATAGAGAACGGATGTATCATTTCAAAGGATGCCGATATTACGGTAGCCTTTGAAATGGAACTTCCTGAACTTTTTACCATCACCTCTGATGAATATGAGGCAATGCACTCCACATGGTACAAGTCTATAAAAGTGCTGCCTAATTATACTATTGTACACAAACAGGACTGGTTTATCATGGAAAGGTATGAATCGGAACTGCGAAAGGAAGATATTTCATTTCTTGGCAGAGCCTATGAAAAGCATTTTAATGAAAGACCTTTTCTGAATCATTCGGTATATCTCTTCATTACAAAAACCAACAAACAGAAGATGATGCAGCAGAGTAATTTCTCCACTCTATGCAGGGGAAACATTCTGCCAAAAGAAATTACAGACAAAGAAGGAGTCAATGCTTTTCTTGAAGCGGTAGATCAGTTTGAAAGAATAATGAACTCATCCGGATTCTTCACTCTCAAACGGTTCGATGCTGATGAAATAGCCGGGACAAGTGATAAACCGGGACTCCTGGACAGATACTTTTCACTTTCAGAAAGCAACCATGCTTCTTTGGAAGATATACGTCTGGGGGCTGATGAAGTACGTATCGGTGACAAGATTCTTTGTCTGCATACTTTATCTGATACGGACGACCTTCCGGCTCATGTAGTAACTGACTACAGACATGAAAGACTTTCTACAGACAGAAGTGACTGCAGACTATCTTTTGCTGCTCCCGTAGGATTATTACTTTCATGCGACCATATATACAACCAGTATATTTTCATTGATGACAGTGCGGAAAACCTGAAGAAGTTTGAACGTCAGGCCAGAAATATGCACTCCCTTTCAAGATACAGCCGTGCCAATCAGATAAACAAGGAATGGTTGGAAGAATATATGAATACTGCACATTCAAAAGGACTGACTTCCATACGTGCACATTTCAATGTATTGGCATGGAGTGACGACCGTGAACAGCTGAAGCATATTAAGAATGATGTTGGTTCTGCCTTGGCCATGATGGAATGTAAACCGCGCCATAATACCATCGATACGGCAACTCTCTATTGGGCTGCCATGCCGGGTAATGCTGCGGACTTCCCGGCAGAGGAAAGTTTCTATACTTTCATTGAACCTGCACTATGTTTCTTTACTGCTGAAACGAACTACAAGGATTCTCTTTCACCATTTGGTATCAAGATGGCTGACCGTATGTCCGGAAAGCCTTTGCATCTTGACATTTCAGACCTTCCCATGAAGAAAGGAATAACAACCAACAGAAACAAGTTTATCCTGGGACCGTCAGGAAGCGGAAAGAGTTTCTTTACCAATCATATGATAAGACAATACTATGAGCAGGGAACTCATGTTTTGTTGGTAGATACAGGAAACTCTTATCAAGGACTCTGTTCACTTATACAGAACAACACAAAAGGGAATGACGGTATTTACTTTACTTATACGGAAGAGAATCCAATCTCCTTCAATCCCTTTTATACAGACGACAAGGTTTTCGATATTGAAAAGGAAGAAAGTATATGTGCACTGATTCTGACATTATGGAAGGGTGAAGACAAGTATATAGAAAAGACCGAATCCAATGAACTCGGAACAGCCATACATAATTATATAAGGATGATACAGAAAGACGAGAAACTGATTCCGTGTTTCAACACCTTCTATGAATATCTGCGTGACGTATATCGGGTTGAATTACAAAGCAGAGATATTAAGGTATCAAAAGATGATTTCAATATAGACAATCTGCTGACTACACTCACTCCATATTATCGTGGCGGAAGATATGACTTCCTGTTGAACTCACAACAGAATATTGACCTTCTTAGCAAGAGATTCATTGTCTTTGAAATTGATGCCATAAAGGACAACAAAGACCTATTCCCCGTTGTGACCATCATTATCATGGAAAGTTTCATCAACAAGATGCGCCGGTTGAAAGGTATCAGAAAGATGATTCTCATAGAAGAAGCATGGAAGGCTATAGCTTCAGCTAATATGGCCTATTATATAAAATATCTTTACAAAACAGTAAGAAAGTTCTTTGGTGAAGCCATTGTTGTCACTCAGGAAGTGGACGACATTATTCAGAGTCCTATCGTCAAGGAAAGTATCATCAACAACTCCGACTGCAAGATTCTGCTTGACCAGCGAAAGTACATGAACAAGTTCGACATCATCCAGAATATTCTTGGACTTACGGAAAAGGAACGTTCACAGATTCTTTCCATCAATCAGGATTTGGATCCGAAAAGAAAATACAAGGAAGTATGGATAGGACTCGGCGGAACACAGTCTGCCGTATATGCCACAGAAGTTAGCATGGAAGAGAACCTGGCTTATACAACAGAGGAAAGAGAGAAGATGGAAGTAATGGACAAAGTGGAACAACTGAACGGTGATATAGAAACGGCTATCCGTCAGCTTGCCGAACAGAAACGTGAGATAATCAGGAAAGAAGAATCAAGTCAAACTTAA
- the traM gene encoding conjugative transposon protein TraM, with protein MSSDKSKGTDLIKKEKAKKALVFGGLGILFLASMYLIFAPTDADKEKEALQSGLNVNIPQATDNKLTDDKQKAYEFSSDEKKNKDRERAIGTLAEMYSSDNTNEPDTENSNNSNTTVNNNNESSSHIDRSVREYQAASQAVSNFYENDYDYEKEQMREELEYLRQELKDMEESQSEEEKQLELLEKSYQMASKYLPTNMNIQTSVSDTTNKSHISSTFNGQSMEVLPASKPVVSSLIQPMTDEEFTEEYSKERNMSFITPTANTDNSQKNTIACKVDRTTTIRDNETLQLRLLESVRIGENIIPRNALLTAKSKLSGNRMMLYVTTIELGENIYPVKLTAYDMDGLEGVFIPGSDEMDALKEVGANVGGSVGTSFTFSSSAKDQIISDAARGLMQGTSNYLVKKIRTIKVTFKSGHRLMLMPTK; from the coding sequence ATGAGCAGTGACAAAAGCAAAGGAACTGACCTTATAAAAAAGGAGAAAGCAAAGAAAGCTCTTGTCTTCGGAGGTCTTGGTATCCTCTTTCTGGCTTCAATGTATCTGATATTTGCGCCAACAGACGCAGACAAGGAAAAGGAAGCGTTACAGTCCGGACTGAACGTAAATATACCTCAGGCTACGGATAACAAGCTGACGGACGATAAGCAAAAGGCATATGAATTCAGTTCTGATGAAAAGAAAAATAAAGACAGAGAAAGAGCTATCGGGACATTAGCTGAAATGTATAGTTCTGACAACACAAATGAACCTGATACAGAAAACAGCAATAACAGTAATACAACTGTAAATAACAATAATGAAAGTAGCAGCCATATAGACCGTTCCGTACGTGAGTACCAGGCGGCTTCACAAGCTGTTTCCAATTTCTATGAAAATGATTATGACTACGAAAAGGAACAGATGCGCGAGGAACTAGAGTATCTCCGTCAAGAACTAAAAGATATGGAGGAAAGCCAATCAGAGGAAGAAAAGCAGTTGGAACTACTTGAAAAATCCTATCAGATGGCTTCAAAGTATCTGCCAACAAATATGAATATACAGACTTCTGTCAGCGATACGACCAATAAAAGCCATATAAGTTCGACATTCAATGGCCAATCAATGGAGGTGCTTCCGGCTTCAAAACCGGTTGTGTCTTCATTGATTCAACCAATGACAGACGAAGAATTTACAGAGGAATATTCCAAGGAAAGGAATATGTCATTTATCACACCTACAGCTAATACAGACAATTCACAGAAAAATACAATAGCCTGTAAAGTGGATAGAACTACCACAATCAGAGACAATGAGACTCTACAGCTCAGATTGCTTGAATCGGTACGTATCGGTGAAAACATCATTCCAAGAAATGCACTCCTTACAGCAAAAAGCAAACTGTCCGGTAACAGAATGATGCTTTATGTTACAACCATAGAACTAGGAGAAAATATCTATCCGGTGAAACTGACTGCATACGACATGGACGGGCTGGAAGGGGTGTTCATTCCCGGATCTGACGAAATGGATGCATTGAAGGAAGTAGGTGCAAACGTAGGTGGTTCAGTTGGAACAAGCTTTACATTCTCATCATCGGCAAAAGACCAGATAATATCTGATGCTGCAAGAGGACTGATGCAGGGAACTTCCAACTACCTGGTCAAGAAAATCAGAACAATCAAGGTAACATTCAAAAGCGGGCACAGACTTATGCTGATGCCTACCAAGTAA
- a CDS encoding conjugal transfer protein TraO has protein sequence MKRILVIIIAVVGLSIPTMAQRLLPHQKGIEFYGGVPLQKHKTFGDGNFNAGLNFTRYIRNYHYYHFGLNYLQQNYHYNELKVPVRDYTGEGGFMFHLISSPGKSFLVYGGPCLSLGYEEVNDSKKWLPDGAYLEARNRFVYGAGAQLSLEGFITDNVVVLAKAKGTFLFGTDLDLFRPSVLIGIRIIL, from the coding sequence ATGAAAAGGATACTTGTTATTATAATTGCTGTTGTCGGTTTGAGCATACCGACAATGGCACAACGATTATTACCACACCAAAAAGGAATTGAGTTCTATGGTGGTGTACCTTTACAGAAACATAAGACATTTGGAGACGGTAATTTCAATGCCGGACTTAATTTTACAAGGTATATCCGTAACTATCACTATTATCATTTCGGACTAAATTATCTTCAGCAGAACTATCACTATAATGAACTGAAAGTTCCGGTACGTGATTATACTGGTGAAGGTGGATTTATGTTTCACCTGATTTCAAGTCCTGGAAAAAGTTTCCTCGTTTATGGTGGACCATGTCTTTCACTCGGTTATGAAGAAGTAAATGACAGCAAGAAATGGCTGCCTGATGGTGCATACCTTGAAGCAAGAAACAGATTTGTTTATGGTGCTGGCGCCCAATTATCTTTGGAAGGGTTCATAACGGATAATGTAGTGGTTCTCGCTAAAGCCAAAGGAACATTCCTTTTCGGAACAGATCTGGATTTATTCAGACCTTCAGTATTGATAGGAATCCGTATTATCTTGTAA
- a CDS encoding TraQ conjugal transfer family protein gives MYIKFNTCSLTNAYGDGILRMGKDGEPFIPNDRYPVEKGDFRLYYTSQSTEQQNLEIVFEDNMGHSQILEFNFNDVGE, from the coding sequence TTGTATATAAAGTTCAATACCTGTAGTTTAACGAATGCTTACGGTGATGGCATACTCCGTATGGGAAAAGATGGTGAACCATTCATTCCCAATGACAGATACCCAGTAGAAAAAGGGGACTTCCGTTTATATTACACCTCTCAATCTACAGAGCAGCAAAACCTGGAGATTGTGTTTGAGGATAATATGGGGCATTCTCAAATATTGGAGTTTAATTTTAATGATGTTGGGGAATAA
- the traJ gene encoding conjugative transposon protein TraJ, which yields MDVSNLHEILRDLYNEMMPLCADMAGVAKGLAGLGALFYIAMRIWSSLARAEPIDVFPLLRPFALGLCILFFPTIVLGTINGLLSPIAQGCHSIVESQTFDLQKYKEERDKLEYEALMRNPETAYLVSNEEFDRKLDDLGWSPSDLATMTGMYYDRAMYNTKRAISDGFRSLLEMIFEAAGLIIDTIRTFFLVVLSILGPIVFAFATWDGLQGSLAIWFSRYISVYLWLPVSDIFSAMLTKIQILMMQQDIEALSDPSFVPDLNNTVYIVFLLIGIIGFFTVPTVSGWIVEAGGGVGNYGKNINDTSKGAGKGAISGGKGVAAASGAAVGNIAGRIKGTLIK from the coding sequence ATGGATGTAAGTAATCTTCACGAGATTCTGAGAGATCTCTACAATGAAATGATGCCACTTTGTGCGGATATGGCCGGAGTGGCAAAAGGGCTTGCCGGACTGGGTGCTCTTTTCTATATAGCCATGCGGATATGGTCAAGCCTGGCACGTGCAGAACCTATAGACGTATTCCCTTTGCTAAGACCGTTTGCACTGGGACTCTGTATTCTTTTCTTTCCGACTATTGTACTTGGAACAATCAACGGACTGTTATCACCTATAGCTCAGGGATGCCATTCCATTGTTGAATCACAAACTTTCGACCTACAGAAATATAAGGAAGAACGTGACAAGTTGGAATATGAGGCACTGATGCGTAACCCAGAAACTGCATACTTAGTATCCAATGAAGAATTTGACAGAAAGCTTGATGACCTTGGCTGGTCTCCTTCGGATTTGGCTACTATGACCGGTATGTATTATGACAGGGCTATGTACAACACCAAAAGAGCAATATCGGACGGATTCCGTTCCTTGCTTGAAATGATATTTGAAGCTGCCGGACTAATCATTGATACTATACGAACTTTCTTTCTGGTCGTACTATCAATACTTGGACCGATAGTATTTGCCTTTGCCACATGGGACGGATTACAAGGTTCATTGGCAATATGGTTCAGCAGATACATTTCAGTATATCTGTGGCTCCCGGTTTCAGACATTTTTTCGGCAATGCTTACCAAAATACAGATTCTTATGATGCAGCAGGATATTGAAGCACTCAGTGATCCGTCATTCGTACCCGACCTGAATAATACGGTGTATATCGTATTTCTGCTTATCGGAATCATTGGATTCTTTACCGTTCCAACTGTATCCGGATGGATTGTAGAAGCCGGTGGCGGTGTTGGCAACTATGGTAAGAACATCAACGATACATCAAAAGGTGCAGGCAAAGGTGCGATATCAGGTGGCAAAGGTGTTGCTGCGGCATCAGGTGCAGCCGTTGGAAACATAGCCGGAAGAATAAAAGGAACACTTATAAAGTAA
- the traK gene encoding conjugative transposon protein TraK, with amino-acid sequence MEFKSLKNIETSFKHIRLYVMVFAGLCLLISAIAIFASFSFAREQREKIYVLDNGKSLILALAQDAAANRPVEAREHVRRFHELFFTLAPDKDAIESNMKRAFMLTDKTSYDYYKDLAEKGYYNRIISGNIHQRIEIDSISCNFDSHPYTVVTFAKQYIVRSSNTTIRSLVTECNLVNSVRSDNNPQGFTIEKFVVLENRDLQTINK; translated from the coding sequence ATGGAATTTAAGTCATTGAAAAATATCGAGACTTCATTCAAGCATATACGGCTGTATGTAATGGTATTTGCAGGACTATGTCTGCTGATTTCTGCCATTGCCATATTTGCCTCCTTCTCATTTGCAAGGGAACAAAGAGAGAAGATATATGTACTTGATAACGGTAAATCGCTTATACTGGCATTGGCACAGGATGCAGCAGCCAACCGTCCGGTTGAAGCAAGAGAACACGTAAGGAGGTTTCATGAACTGTTCTTTACACTGGCTCCGGACAAAGATGCCATAGAAAGCAATATGAAACGTGCCTTTATGCTAACCGACAAGACTTCTTATGATTATTACAAGGATTTGGCTGAGAAAGGATATTACAACAGAATCATTTCCGGAAATATCCATCAGCGCATAGAGATAGATTCTATAAGCTGCAATTTTGATTCACATCCTTACACGGTAGTGACATTCGCCAAACAGTATATCGTCAGAAGTAGCAACACTACCATAAGGTCATTGGTAACTGAATGTAATCTTGTCAACTCTGTACGTTCAGACAACAATCCTCAGGGATTTACCATTGAGAAGTTCGTAGTATTGGAAAACCGGGATTTACAAACCATAAACAAATAA